The Fervidibacillus albus genome contains a region encoding:
- a CDS encoding thioesterase family protein — protein sequence MKRGLEIGQTATLSFRVTEEMYAQFEGEVVHPAYSTVSMVYHMEWVSRKIILPFLENDEEGMGASVSVKHLAPTTAGTMVTAKATVTKLNHRFVVTEVELANKKGMIGKGEVVQVILPKEEIRKKLENSIVEKSI from the coding sequence ATGAAACGGGGCTTGGAAATCGGTCAAACGGCGACCCTTTCTTTTCGCGTAACGGAAGAAATGTACGCCCAATTCGAAGGAGAGGTCGTACATCCCGCCTATTCCACTGTATCCATGGTTTACCATATGGAATGGGTATCACGGAAAATTATACTTCCTTTTTTAGAAAATGATGAAGAGGGAATGGGTGCCTCGGTCAGCGTAAAACATTTGGCACCGACAACAGCAGGAACGATGGTAACTGCAAAGGCGACGGTCACTAAATTGAATCATCGTTTCGTAGTAACGGAAGTCGAATTAGCGAATAAAAAGGGAATGATTGGCAAAGGGGAAGTTGTACAAGTCATTTTACCAAAGGAAGAAATTCGAAAAAAACTGGAAAATTCGATCGTCGAGAAAAGCATATAA
- a CDS encoding Glu/Leu/Phe/Val dehydrogenase dimerization domain-containing protein — protein MVNVLQTSVMDGEVTGNLFEKISEHEQIVFCNDPSTGLQAIIAIHNTTLGPATGGCRMWPYASVEEALDDVLRLSKGMTYKCAAADVDFGGGKAVIIGDPNKDKTPELFRAFGQFVESLNGRFYTGTDMGTTPDDFVHAAKETNCIVGLPEEYGGSGDSSVPTALGVMYGIKATSRALWGTENLSGRTFSVQGIGKVGSKVAEQLLKAGAQLYISDVNDRVLATFIEKNKEYRERIKVVNGEEIFTVEADMFVPCALGGIINDETIRVLKVQAVVGSANNQLFEQRHGDLLRKKNILYAPDYIVNAGGLIQVSDELYGINKERVLKKTKSIYYSLLEIYAKAEKEQISTSMAANLFCQNRIEARKRRNSFFAHKKRPKWQVRN, from the coding sequence ATGGTGAATGTTTTGCAAACATCTGTTATGGATGGTGAAGTAACGGGAAATTTGTTTGAAAAAATATCCGAACATGAACAAATCGTGTTTTGTAACGATCCGTCAACCGGGCTACAAGCAATTATTGCCATTCACAATACAACTCTCGGCCCTGCAACGGGTGGCTGCCGAATGTGGCCTTATGCGTCTGTCGAGGAAGCTTTGGATGATGTACTTCGTCTTTCAAAAGGAATGACGTATAAGTGCGCAGCGGCTGATGTAGACTTTGGGGGAGGAAAGGCGGTTATTATTGGCGATCCGAATAAGGATAAAACACCGGAGCTGTTCCGAGCTTTCGGACAATTCGTCGAGTCGCTTAACGGCCGTTTTTATACCGGGACAGATATGGGAACGACTCCAGACGATTTCGTTCATGCCGCAAAGGAAACGAACTGTATTGTCGGTCTTCCGGAAGAATATGGAGGAAGTGGTGATTCATCGGTTCCGACTGCTTTAGGTGTTATGTACGGAATTAAAGCGACGAGTCGTGCTCTTTGGGGAACGGAGAATCTTTCCGGAAGAACTTTCTCTGTTCAAGGAATCGGAAAGGTTGGTTCAAAGGTAGCGGAACAACTATTAAAAGCGGGTGCTCAACTTTATATTTCCGATGTGAACGATCGCGTACTTGCGACTTTTATAGAGAAAAATAAGGAATATCGCGAACGAATAAAAGTAGTTAACGGCGAAGAAATATTTACGGTGGAGGCGGACATGTTCGTTCCTTGCGCCTTAGGCGGAATTATTAACGATGAAACCATTCGAGTATTGAAAGTTCAAGCAGTCGTCGGATCAGCAAATAACCAACTTTTCGAACAGCGTCACGGGGACCTTCTCCGTAAGAAAAATATTTTATATGCGCCGGATTATATCGTAAACGCCGGTGGACTGATCCAAGTATCTGATGAATTATATGGCATTAATAAAGAACGAGTATTAAAAAAGACGAAATCGATTTATTATTCGTTACTTGAAATTTATGCAAAAGCAGAAAAGGAACAAATATCCACTTCAATGGCCGCCAATTTATTTTGTCAAAATCGAATTGAAGCGAGAAAAAGGCGGAATAGCTTTTTTGCCCATAAAAAACGTCCAAAATGGCAAGTAAGAAATTAA
- a CDS encoding TasA family protein, translating into MGLKKKLGLGIVSAVLGISLVGGGTFAYFNDVETSNNTFAAGTLDLTVEPSVIFNVDNLKPGDYMKRYFELQNTGSLDIARVLLDTSYEVIDAKGDNGSEDMGEHFLVHFIVNKGNPDDWMKEDDYTVVSSKTIKELSEMTVEDLAVELDNYWKHREKKVDGIPAGESDYLCVKIEFVDNGKDQNIFQGDTLQLEWTFTAEQEEGEER; encoded by the coding sequence ATGGGCTTGAAAAAGAAGTTAGGTCTCGGAATTGTTTCAGCAGTACTCGGTATCTCTCTCGTCGGTGGCGGAACGTTTGCTTACTTTAATGACGTAGAAACATCGAACAACACATTTGCAGCAGGTACACTCGATTTAACCGTCGAACCATCCGTTATTTTTAATGTGGACAATTTAAAACCTGGTGACTACATGAAACGGTATTTCGAATTACAAAATACCGGATCATTGGATATTGCGAGGGTTCTTTTAGACACTTCTTATGAAGTAATCGACGCAAAGGGCGACAACGGTTCGGAGGACATGGGCGAACATTTCTTGGTACATTTCATAGTAAACAAAGGAAATCCAGACGATTGGATGAAAGAAGATGACTATACGGTCGTTTCAAGTAAGACAATAAAAGAACTTTCGGAAATGACCGTGGAAGATTTAGCAGTTGAATTAGATAATTATTGGAAACATAGAGAGAAAAAAGTTGACGGAATTCCTGCTGGTGAATCGGATTATTTATGTGTAAAAATCGAATTTGTAGATAACGGAAAAGATCAAAATATTTTCCAAGGTGACACATTACAACTTGAATGGACATTTACTGCTGAACAAGAGGAAGGGGAAGAAAGATAA
- the tapA gene encoding amyloid fiber anchoring/assembly protein TapA: MRKSRKKIYQSMRRRKKSLVVIFQIFVICYGSIYILMKLTSATKAIFTEREESAFTVQTGSWWEKSQLQFIGTNFENIEGCPPVEIIAQIKNIGYSMMGAASFEVYYSKEGDPKQNGEKIAEGIVDALEANETSQISFQAQDEGIYKFKVNQRSGFNDPQWKEIWTEQVVVQCNNDEETTANDITDDSNRSTDQQNENELMEEETNKNQKAQTNENDEEKENVTDNNQNLEQEEDSEAGERNDEEILDEFSSDEQNNENDRENNESEFESESESESNGMKE, translated from the coding sequence GTGCGAAAATCTCGGAAGAAAATTTATCAGTCGATGAGAAGAAGGAAAAAGTCATTGGTTGTTATATTTCAAATATTTGTAATTTGTTACGGATCCATCTACATTTTAATGAAACTCACATCTGCTACGAAGGCGATTTTTACGGAAAGGGAAGAATCCGCCTTTACCGTACAGACCGGATCTTGGTGGGAAAAAAGTCAATTGCAATTCATCGGAACAAATTTTGAAAACATCGAAGGTTGTCCACCGGTTGAAATAATTGCACAAATTAAAAATATTGGATATTCGATGATGGGTGCTGCCAGTTTTGAAGTTTACTATTCAAAGGAAGGTGATCCGAAGCAAAACGGTGAGAAAATTGCAGAAGGAATCGTGGATGCTTTGGAAGCCAATGAGACAAGTCAAATATCATTTCAAGCTCAGGATGAAGGGATTTATAAGTTTAAAGTAAATCAACGATCGGGATTCAACGACCCTCAATGGAAAGAAATATGGACTGAACAAGTGGTTGTCCAATGTAATAACGATGAAGAAACAACAGCAAATGATATAACGGACGATTCGAATCGTTCGACCGACCAACAAAATGAGAACGAGTTGATGGAAGAAGAGACGAATAAAAATCAAAAAGCGCAAACGAATGAAAATGATGAAGAAAAGGAAAATGTGACGGATAACAATCAAAATCTTGAGCAAGAAGAAGACAGCGAAGCCGGAGAACGTAACGATGAAGAAATTCTTGATGAATTCAGCTCCGATGAACAAAATAACGAAAATGATCGTGAAAACAATGAAAGTGAATTCGAAAGTGAATCCGAAAGTGAATCTAATGGGATGAAAGAATGA
- the sipW gene encoding signal peptidase I SipW has product MKWKTIRKGFSSLLTVLLFGIFFLMLYFVISTKLSGGEPNFFGYQLKTVLSGSMEPGIKTGSIIVVKPVEQADQFKENDIITFINENNLLITHRIIEVINNGDQVLYRTKGDNNDEEDLNPILSENVVAEYTGITIPYVGYIAEFAQSKNGILYLVILPGVLLIIYSIFIFWKTLSVIEKKQRDSQLNMNHSNPPSRE; this is encoded by the coding sequence ATGAAATGGAAAACGATTAGAAAAGGGTTTAGCAGTCTATTAACAGTTTTGTTGTTTGGGATTTTTTTCCTTATGCTCTATTTTGTTATTTCCACCAAGTTGTCGGGTGGCGAGCCAAACTTTTTTGGATATCAATTAAAAACTGTCCTATCGGGATCGATGGAACCGGGAATTAAAACAGGTTCAATTATCGTCGTAAAACCGGTAGAACAGGCTGACCAGTTTAAAGAAAATGATATTATTACGTTTATCAATGAAAACAATCTGTTAATCACCCATAGAATTATAGAAGTAATAAATAATGGAGACCAAGTTCTATATCGTACAAAGGGAGATAATAACGATGAGGAAGATTTAAATCCGATATTGTCGGAAAATGTAGTAGCAGAATACACAGGCATTACGATTCCTTACGTTGGATACATTGCAGAATTTGCTCAGTCGAAAAATGGAATTTTGTATTTAGTGATTTTACCTGGCGTACTGTTAATCATCTATTCGATTTTTATCTTTTGGAAAACTTTATCAGTTATTGAGAAAAAACAACGGGATAGCCAATTAAACATGAATCATTCCAATCCTCCTTCTAGAGAGTGA
- a CDS encoding cell wall protein — MMKKIACFLLLCCMFLCVDKVASAETTGDSTDPKEIDIETNPETIFFNLKNLKPGDWAVQEVKIKNAGKNDFEYFVSSKKKAGSTKLYNALELTIKGESEILFQGKMSEFNGLEKRRLKSGQSEIMELTVLFPMELGNDYQGLSTEVEFQFYAEGGSLGDLLPIEGDNPINDGIELPLTATTYYQLLLYGGLFLIGGIAFHLFRKKFLLKDSVKLRNK; from the coding sequence ATGATGAAAAAAATTGCCTGCTTCTTATTATTGTGTTGTATGTTCCTGTGTGTAGACAAAGTGGCCTCTGCAGAAACGACAGGTGATTCAACTGACCCAAAGGAAATCGATATTGAAACGAATCCAGAGACGATCTTTTTCAATTTGAAAAATTTAAAACCGGGTGATTGGGCGGTTCAAGAAGTCAAAATCAAAAATGCAGGTAAAAATGATTTTGAATATTTCGTTTCCAGTAAGAAAAAAGCGGGCTCAACAAAACTATATAACGCGTTAGAGTTAACGATAAAAGGGGAGTCAGAAATTCTATTCCAAGGGAAAATGTCTGAATTTAATGGGTTGGAAAAAAGGAGATTGAAAAGTGGTCAAAGTGAAATAATGGAATTAACCGTTCTTTTTCCGATGGAATTAGGGAATGACTACCAAGGCTTATCTACTGAAGTGGAATTTCAATTTTATGCTGAAGGTGGTTCATTAGGAGACTTACTCCCGATTGAAGGTGACAACCCTATTAATGATGGAATTGAGTTACCTTTAACCGCAACAACATATTATCAATTACTTTTATATGGCGGATTGTTTTTAATTGGTGGTATTGCATTTCATTTATTTAGAAAAAAGTTCCTTCTAAAAGATTCGGTAAAGTTAAGGAATAAGTAA
- the sipW gene encoding signal peptidase I SipW — protein sequence MKKLVKITGNVLYGLVIATLIMLTVIVISSRASGGEPELFGYQLKIVLSGSMEPTFHTGSIILVKKVEDPTVMKEGDVITFVNENNQTVTHRIIDVLNQSGKPFYQTKGDNNEDPDSNLVIPDNVLAKYTGITIPYVGYLLEYASRPVGTAILLIIPGAILLGYSVITIRQAIKEVEGKMENGKATEASKNT from the coding sequence ATGAAAAAGTTGGTAAAAATTACTGGAAATGTGTTATATGGGCTTGTGATTGCAACATTAATCATGTTGACGGTCATTGTAATCAGTTCTCGGGCATCTGGAGGTGAACCAGAACTATTTGGTTATCAATTAAAAATCGTGCTATCAGGTTCTATGGAACCGACGTTTCATACAGGATCCATTATTCTAGTAAAAAAAGTTGAAGATCCGACCGTTATGAAAGAAGGAGATGTCATTACTTTTGTTAACGAAAATAATCAAACGGTAACCCATCGGATCATTGACGTGTTGAATCAAAGTGGAAAGCCTTTTTATCAAACAAAAGGAGACAATAATGAAGATCCCGATTCGAATCTTGTCATTCCAGATAATGTTTTAGCTAAATATACAGGAATTACCATTCCTTATGTTGGTTATCTTTTGGAATATGCAAGTCGACCAGTTGGAACTGCGATTTTATTAATTATTCCTGGCGCTATCTTACTCGGATATTCCGTAATCACCATACGACAAGCGATTAAAGAAGTTGAAGGGAAAATGGAAAATGGAAAAGCAACGGAAGCGTCTAAAAATACGTAG
- a CDS encoding TasA family protein, whose product MSFKKKMGLGIVTGALGLTLIGGGTWAAFNDVETTHNYFEAGTLDLVTNPETLINLSNMKPGDYITKTLTLTNNGSLDIDEIILNVDAEGWEDVLHDHLPDNGENTLEDFLSQFNVHVVSDEYAGSFTALELVNLENTKLTLEGEGVPAISPGESKEITITLEFKEDDTKYPNSRLYVQNKYQGEGATVKLQFEATQMPGEKREND is encoded by the coding sequence ATGAGTTTTAAAAAGAAAATGGGTTTAGGCATTGTGACCGGCGCCCTCGGTCTAACACTTATCGGAGGAGGTACTTGGGCGGCATTTAACGATGTGGAAACTACACATAACTATTTTGAAGCTGGGACATTGGATTTAGTCACCAATCCGGAAACATTGATCAATTTAAGCAACATGAAGCCGGGAGATTACATTACGAAAACATTAACATTGACGAACAATGGCTCGTTGGACATCGATGAAATCATATTAAATGTCGACGCTGAAGGCTGGGAGGATGTATTACATGATCATCTACCTGACAACGGGGAGAATACGTTAGAAGACTTTTTAAGTCAATTCAATGTTCATGTAGTAAGTGATGAATATGCTGGTAGTTTTACTGCATTAGAACTAGTTAATTTGGAAAATACAAAACTTACCTTAGAAGGTGAAGGGGTACCGGCCATTTCACCGGGTGAATCTAAAGAAATTACCATCACGTTGGAATTTAAAGAAGACGACACAAAATACCCGAATTCAAGATTGTACGTTCAAAACAAATATCAAGGGGAAGGGGCAACCGTTAAGTTGCAATTTGAAGCAACACAAATGCCTGGAGAAAAAAGGGAAAATGATTAA
- a CDS encoding TasA family protein — MSFKRKLTTGAISATLGLALITGGTWAAFNDVENADASVEAGTLNLDLEKVGNQPFTFEVSNLKPGDSMERKIKFVNSGSLAIKEVLMAIEEVEFTDYIPMDESDAGGKDLDTWNENDVLEFLDQFKVSVMQVGAEGGTNYPVDIIPESAEITLKDFYLASGSVAGDSSKPASQEEINQARSKVWNTVDNRYIDAESNRINGSSVQNVNYAGVPVDPTDIDILKVKIEFMDNDERNPDGSFVQNKFQGDRADIVISFEATQWDGQEITDEDLNDDGYIESNEKAHNGEY; from the coding sequence ATGAGTTTTAAAAGAAAATTAACGACAGGTGCAATATCCGCCACTTTAGGTCTTGCTTTGATTACAGGCGGAACATGGGCTGCCTTTAATGATGTCGAAAACGCGGATGCCTCCGTAGAAGCGGGAACTTTAAATTTGGATTTGGAAAAAGTCGGTAATCAACCGTTTACTTTTGAAGTTAGCAACTTAAAACCAGGAGATTCGATGGAAAGAAAAATCAAGTTTGTAAATAGTGGAAGCCTCGCCATTAAAGAAGTATTGATGGCTATTGAAGAAGTAGAGTTTACTGATTACATTCCAATGGATGAAAGCGATGCAGGGGGTAAAGATTTAGATACTTGGAATGAAAATGATGTGTTAGAGTTTTTAGATCAATTTAAAGTCAGTGTGATGCAAGTTGGAGCAGAAGGTGGCACGAATTACCCGGTTGATATTATTCCCGAATCTGCAGAAATTACTTTAAAAGACTTTTACTTGGCATCTGGTTCGGTTGCTGGAGATAGTTCGAAACCAGCAAGTCAAGAGGAGATTAATCAAGCCCGTTCGAAAGTATGGAATACGGTAGATAATCGGTATATTGATGCAGAGAGCAATCGAATTAATGGATCATCGGTACAAAATGTAAACTATGCTGGAGTGCCCGTCGATCCGACAGATATCGATATTTTAAAAGTGAAAATTGAATTTATGGATAATGATGAAAGAAATCCAGACGGAAGCTTTGTTCAAAATAAATTCCAAGGTGATCGGGCGGATATTGTAATCTCCTTCGAAGCAACTCAATGGGATGGTCAAGAAATTACCGATGAAGATTTAAATGATGATGGATACATTGAATCCAACGAAAAAGCACATAATGGAGAATATTAA
- the hutH gene encoding histidine ammonia-lyase: protein MIILTGDDLTLEDVRQVIFENERVDASAESWKRVEKSRKKVDSIVQSGQIIYGINTGFGKLSDVKIKDRDVKELQQNLIFSHACGVGEPFTETISKTICLLRANALLKGYSGVRPLIIERLFQFINLGIVPVIPRQGSLGASGDLAPLSHLALTIIGEGEVFYKGKRMATSEAYYMEGIEPIQLEAKEGLALINGTQVMTAIGAIAYIEAEKLAYQSEIIAAMTIEALEGIIEAFDENIHRVRGYVEQIEVAKRMRRYLSGSRLITRQGEKRVQDAYSIRCIPQVHGASWQTLNYVKEKLEIEMNAATDNPLIFTEANKIISGGNFHGQPIAFAMDFLKIAMSELANISERRTERLVNPQLNDFPSFLSPNPGLQSGLMILQYSAASLVSENKTLAHPASVDSIPSSANQEDHVSMGTTAARHAYEIIQNVRTCLAIECICALQAVEYRGIDNMATVTKNFYHRARKIVPPIERDRIFSKDMKRMTEWLKQLPLFFLNEVG from the coding sequence ATGATTATTTTAACGGGAGATGACTTAACACTGGAAGATGTCCGCCAAGTGATCTTCGAAAATGAAAGAGTCGATGCATCAGCTGAAAGTTGGAAAAGGGTAGAAAAAAGTAGAAAGAAAGTCGATTCCATTGTTCAAAGTGGTCAAATTATTTACGGGATTAATACTGGTTTTGGTAAATTAAGTGATGTGAAAATTAAAGATCGGGATGTAAAAGAACTACAACAAAATTTAATTTTCTCCCATGCCTGTGGAGTAGGGGAACCATTTACAGAAACGATTTCTAAAACGATCTGTTTGCTTAGGGCGAACGCATTGTTAAAAGGATATTCTGGTGTACGTCCTCTTATTATCGAGCGACTATTCCAATTTATTAATCTTGGGATTGTACCGGTTATTCCTCGACAAGGTTCCCTCGGAGCAAGCGGCGATTTGGCCCCTTTATCCCATCTCGCTTTGACAATTATCGGGGAAGGAGAAGTTTTTTATAAGGGAAAGCGAATGGCAACTTCGGAAGCATATTATATGGAAGGAATTGAACCAATCCAACTGGAAGCGAAGGAAGGATTGGCGTTAATCAACGGCACACAAGTGATGACGGCCATCGGTGCCATCGCCTACATAGAAGCAGAAAAATTAGCCTATCAAAGTGAAATTATCGCTGCAATGACAATAGAGGCATTGGAAGGAATAATCGAAGCATTTGATGAAAATATTCATCGAGTTCGAGGGTATGTGGAACAAATCGAAGTTGCAAAACGGATGAGACGATATTTATCAGGCAGTCGTCTTATCACCCGCCAAGGAGAAAAAAGAGTGCAAGATGCTTATTCGATCCGTTGCATTCCTCAAGTTCACGGTGCAAGTTGGCAAACGTTAAATTATGTGAAAGAAAAATTGGAAATTGAAATGAATGCGGCAACGGACAATCCGCTCATATTTACAGAAGCGAATAAAATTATTTCGGGAGGGAATTTCCACGGTCAACCGATTGCCTTTGCGATGGATTTTTTGAAAATCGCTATGAGCGAATTAGCAAATATTTCAGAACGACGAACGGAACGATTAGTAAATCCTCAATTGAATGATTTCCCTTCATTTTTAAGCCCGAATCCCGGTTTGCAATCGGGGCTTATGATTTTGCAATATAGTGCCGCTTCCCTCGTGTCCGAAAATAAAACGTTAGCTCACCCGGCAAGCGTCGATTCGATTCCTTCGTCGGCAAATCAAGAAGACCACGTAAGTATGGGAACAACAGCAGCACGACACGCATATGAGATTATTCAAAACGTCCGTACTTGCCTAGCCATTGAATGCATATGTGCCCTTCAAGCGGTCGAATATAGGGGGATTGATAACATGGCAACTGTTACGAAAAATTTTTATCATCGAGCGAGAAAAATTGTTCCTCCGATTGAACGAGATCGGATTTTTTCTAAAGACATGAAACGGATGACCGAGTGGTTAAAACAGCTTCCGTTATTTTTCTTAAATGAAGTCGGTTAA
- a CDS encoding Na+/H+ antiporter subunit A, which yields MSVLHIAILSPFLYAIFVPFFYKRLRQVHTGWFVLPLPIILFVYFLQFLPRVREGDRIVQSFSWIPSLNVDFTANIDGLGLLFALLITGIGSLVVLYSIYYLSKNKEKLNAFYVYLLLFLGAMLGVVLSDNLIVLYTFWEFTSFSSFFLIGYWHHREKSRYGAQKSMLITVFGGLSLLGGIILLYTMTGTFSIQEMIVNTNTIVTDPLFLPAMIFILLGAFSKSAQFPFYIWLPDAMEAPTPVSAYLHSATMVKAGIYLVARMTPIFAYDANGYWIWLVGGVGIFTLFWGSFNAIKQTDLKGILAYSTISQLGLIMSLLGVGAGAVHFGNDNQLFIVAIIAAVFHLINHATFKGSLFMVAGIVDHETGTRDIRRLGGLMTIMPVSFTIALIGTFSMAGIPPLNGFLSKEMFFTAMIRVMQMDIFRLDSIGVLFPVIAWIASVFTFVYSMILVWKTFGGRLQTEKLPKRPHEAPFGMLISPVILASLVVIFGFFPNILSDRIIAPAVETIMPMFTIDEIHISHWHGFQPELFMTLGVVGFGILLYFTLAKWTKIYQVFPNKLTLNGLYDVLMPSLETGSNMFIRTHMTGYIRTYLAYIFTFFIGILGFTMWSKQAFQFDSTNLADIGLYEVLLFLAVVIGTVTILASKSRLTSIIALGAVGYSVSLFFILFRAPDLALTQLVIETISVALFLLCFYFLPRNFHVEKTRFKLTNALISIGVGIIITLIAISSYSTKLFPSISEYYVDHTYDPAGGENMVNVILVDFRGFDTLFEISVLSIAGLGVYGLIKLRLARRKEG from the coding sequence TTGTCTGTTTTACATATCGCGATTCTTTCGCCTTTTCTATATGCGATTTTCGTTCCATTTTTTTATAAACGGTTGAGACAAGTTCATACCGGTTGGTTTGTTCTTCCGCTTCCGATTATTCTTTTCGTATATTTTCTACAATTTCTCCCCCGAGTGAGAGAAGGGGATCGGATCGTACAGTCCTTTTCTTGGATTCCGTCGCTCAATGTTGACTTTACAGCAAACATTGACGGGTTAGGTTTACTCTTTGCCCTATTAATTACCGGTATCGGGTCCCTCGTCGTTTTATATTCCATTTACTATTTATCGAAAAATAAGGAAAAACTAAACGCCTTTTACGTGTATTTGCTTTTGTTTTTAGGGGCTATGCTCGGCGTCGTTTTATCCGACAATCTGATTGTGTTATATACATTTTGGGAATTTACGAGTTTTTCATCGTTCTTTTTAATCGGGTATTGGCATCATCGAGAAAAGTCCAGATATGGCGCACAAAAATCGATGTTAATAACCGTTTTCGGTGGATTGTCCTTATTGGGAGGAATCATCTTACTTTATACGATGACCGGCACCTTCAGCATTCAGGAAATGATTGTCAACACGAACACGATTGTGACGGATCCGTTGTTCCTTCCGGCGATGATTTTTATTTTGCTCGGGGCTTTTTCAAAATCGGCTCAGTTTCCTTTTTACATTTGGTTGCCCGATGCGATGGAAGCACCGACGCCGGTTAGTGCTTATTTGCATTCGGCAACGATGGTAAAAGCGGGGATTTATTTAGTTGCCAGAATGACACCGATTTTTGCGTATGATGCGAACGGTTATTGGATATGGCTCGTCGGTGGTGTTGGGATTTTCACATTGTTCTGGGGATCCTTTAACGCGATTAAACAAACGGATTTAAAAGGGATTTTAGCGTATTCCACCATTAGTCAGCTCGGATTGATCATGAGTTTGTTAGGAGTAGGTGCTGGAGCGGTTCATTTTGGTAACGATAACCAGCTATTTATCGTTGCAATCATTGCCGCTGTGTTCCATTTAATTAATCATGCGACCTTTAAAGGAAGTTTATTTATGGTTGCTGGAATCGTCGATCATGAAACAGGGACGAGGGATATTCGCCGTTTAGGTGGTTTGATGACGATTATGCCTGTATCCTTTACGATTGCGTTGATTGGAACTTTTTCGATGGCAGGAATTCCGCCTTTAAACGGATTTTTAAGTAAAGAAATGTTTTTTACAGCGATGATTCGGGTTATGCAAATGGATATTTTTCGTTTAGATTCGATCGGTGTTTTGTTCCCTGTCATCGCCTGGATTGCTAGCGTATTTACGTTCGTCTATAGCATGATTCTTGTTTGGAAAACCTTTGGCGGACGATTGCAAACGGAGAAATTGCCGAAACGACCCCACGAGGCGCCTTTCGGTATGCTTATTTCACCCGTAATTTTGGCGTCCCTTGTCGTCATATTCGGATTTTTCCCGAATATTTTATCGGATCGCATTATCGCACCGGCTGTTGAAACGATTATGCCGATGTTTACAATCGATGAAATCCATATTAGCCATTGGCACGGTTTTCAACCGGAGTTATTTATGACACTCGGTGTTGTCGGATTCGGAATTTTATTATATTTCACTTTGGCAAAGTGGACGAAAATTTATCAAGTATTTCCAAATAAATTAACGCTGAACGGATTGTATGACGTGCTTATGCCATCTTTGGAAACCGGATCAAATATGTTTATTCGGACGCATATGACCGGATATATTCGGACGTATCTCGCCTATATTTTCACTTTTTTTATCGGTATTTTAGGCTTTACGATGTGGAGCAAACAAGCATTCCAATTTGATTCTACGAATTTGGCCGATATCGGATTGTATGAAGTGTTGTTATTTTTAGCCGTCGTCATCGGTACGGTGACGATTTTAGCGAGTAAGTCTCGGTTAACTTCAATCATTGCCCTTGGTGCGGTTGGCTATTCGGTATCTCTGTTTTTCATATTATTCCGTGCACCGGATTTGGCATTGACCCAGCTCGTCATCGAAACGATTTCTGTCGCTTTGTTTTTGCTCTGTTTTTACTTTTTACCGAGAAATTTCCATGTGGAAAAAACGCGGTTTAAGTTAACGAATGCCCTTATCTCTATTGGTGTAGGTATCATTATTACACTCATTGCCATCTCCAGCTATAGTACGAAATTATTTCCGTCCATTTCCGAATATTACGTGGACCATACGTATGATCCGGCCGGAGGGGAAAATATGGTAAACGTCATTTTAGTGGACTTTCGTGGTTTCGATACGTTATTTGAAATTTCCGTTTTGTCCATCGCGGGATTAGGTGTGTACGGTTTAATTAAACTTCGATTAGCGAGGAGGAAGGAAGGATGA